The region CGGAAGGAGAAGCCCAGGTTGTAGGTATCGCTGGGGACGGGGATGAACCCGTCCGGCATCTCGCTGTCGAAGCCCGGCGGGAGCAGCAGGTATTTCCCTCCCTTCCCCTTGTCGAACCCCGTGGTGCCGACGTCCTCGAGAGGAACGTCCCAGGCGTTCACGATGGTCCCGAAGAAGCCGACCTTGTCGGTCGCAGCGGGAACCTCCACGACGAGGGGCCCTGCTTCCGTGCTCAAGGATGCCCACACATACGGGGTGACGTCGTTGGCCGTCAGGAACCCATGTCGCGATTTCATGGGCCGCGTCATGTAGACGACGTCATTCACGTCGCCACCGAGATCTCGCTTCGTGGCCTTCTCGAAGTCGATCATTCCAGCCGCCGGCATGCCCCAGATCGCCGTCTGGGCGGCACGCTGCACCCTCATCTGGTGCTCGATCGAAGAGTCTGCGTCCGGTTCGGTCGCCGAGGCTCCCAGGGAGATCGAAGCGCACAGTGCGGCGACGAATAGCAAGGTAAAGAGACGAATGGGCAAGCTCACGACACCTCCTAGCCCCACGGGAGAACCTCCCGTGGGAGAGCAGGGTGCGAAGCTATCCCCTGGCGCCGGGGATTTCCTGGCCAATTCGCGCCATCTCGGCCAATCTCGGGGTTCATGCAACCGATCGTGCTCGCCCGAATTGCCCACGTGCTGAGTTTCACGGAGGTTCTGCGCGAGCTCGGAGCCCCCGTGGATCGTGAGCTGCGGCGCGTCGGGCTACCGACCCTGCTCGACGAGCAGCCCGATGGGCATGTTCCGGTACTGGCCGCGCTGAAGTTCTTTCGTCAGATCGAGCACCTGGAAGGGCTCGAGGATCTGGGCTTCCTGGCCGCGGGACGGGAGACCCTGAACCGCCTGGCCGAGGGCTCCCAGTTCACGCTCCAAGACGCTCCGACTCTCCGCGCAGCCTTGGGGCAGTTCGCCGTCCTGGCCCCACGCGAGAGCACGAACTGCCGCATCTCGTTCTGCCAGGAAGGAACCGACACCAGGATCTGCAACAACCTCCACGCATCGACCGACGGCGAGGATCTCCGGTTCTCGGAGTGGATCCAGATTGCGGTGATCGTCGAGATCATTCGCGATGCCCTTGGAGAGGAATGGTGCCCCGCGGAGATCAGCTTCAAGTCCGTATTCACCCCCTGCGACAGTGCCTTCGAAGAGTTCGGGGGTACCGCCTTCCTGTTCGGGCAGGGAGACACATCGATCAAGCTCCCATCGTCACTCATGGCCCAACCCTACGGGGCCCCACGCGCGCGACACAGCCGTGTGGGTTCCGCGGAGTCCCGAACGATTGCTGCCGAGGCTCACCTCGACTTCGGGAGTTCACTCCGGCTCGCCCTGCGGACCCATCTCCGCGAGGGTTGCATCGATGTCCATCTTGCGGCCGAGATCGCAGGCACCAGCGTGCGTACCTTGCAGCGCCGCCTCTCCGAGAGCGGCCTCAGCTATTCCGGATTGATCGACCAGATTCACTTCGATGTGGCCGTCGATCTGATGCAAGACCCGGCGATGAAGCTCTACGAGATCGCCCAAGTCGCGGGCTACA is a window of bacterium DNA encoding:
- a CDS encoding AraC family transcriptional regulator, producing the protein MQPIVLARIAHVLSFTEVLRELGAPVDRELRRVGLPTLLDEQPDGHVPVLAALKFFRQIEHLEGLEDLGFLAAGRETLNRLAEGSQFTLQDAPTLRAALGQFAVLAPRESTNCRISFCQEGTDTRICNNLHASTDGEDLRFSEWIQIAVIVEIIRDALGEEWCPAEISFKSVFTPCDSAFEEFGGTAFLFGQGDTSIKLPSSLMAQPYGAPRARHSRVGSAESRTIAAEAHLDFGSSLRLALRTHLREGCIDVHLAAEIAGTSVRTLQRRLSESGLSYSGLIDQIHFDVAVDLMQDPAMKLYEIAQVAGYNDPSHFSRAFRRVAGISPREYRRSRFTRRDVDTFAPLEARSTSAT